The Deinococcus sonorensis KR-87 genome includes a window with the following:
- the trpA gene encoding tryptophan synthase subunit alpha — protein sequence MTTLDAPTRTQRIHAAFQRAADQGRAAFIPFMTAGYPDQDRFPAVAAELLARADLMEIGIPFSDPLGDGPTIQRAGEQAIRAGTSTRRTLEFVRQLRPTTDVPLLIMTYINPVYAVGPEEFMRLAAEVGVDGLILPDLPPDQDDEIRELATRHGLALTFLIAPTSTPARVKLVTEACTGFVYAVSVTGVTGAREGNALGEVPALVQLARQHTQLPVAVGFGVKDAATARAVAQGAGADGVVVGSAFIAALEHGQPLGPLADEILSGCGK from the coding sequence ATGACCACCCTGGACGCCCCCACCCGCACCCAGCGCATCCACGCGGCCTTCCAGCGGGCCGCCGACCAGGGCCGCGCCGCCTTCATTCCGTTCATGACCGCCGGCTACCCGGACCAGGACCGCTTTCCGGCAGTGGCGGCCGAGCTGCTGGCCCGGGCCGACCTGATGGAGATCGGCATTCCCTTCTCGGACCCGCTGGGCGATGGCCCCACCATCCAGCGGGCCGGCGAGCAGGCGATCCGGGCCGGCACCAGCACCCGCCGCACGCTGGAGTTCGTGCGGCAGCTGCGCCCCACCACCGACGTGCCGCTGCTGATCATGACTTACATCAACCCGGTGTACGCAGTGGGCCCGGAGGAATTCATGCGGCTGGCGGCCGAGGTGGGCGTGGACGGCCTGATCCTGCCGGACCTGCCGCCGGATCAGGACGACGAGATCCGCGAGCTGGCCACCCGGCACGGGCTGGCCCTGACCTTCCTGATCGCGCCCACCAGCACCCCGGCGCGGGTGAAGCTGGTGACGGAGGCCTGCACCGGCTTCGTGTACGCGGTCAGCGTGACCGGCGTGACCGGCGCGCGTGAGGGCAACGCGCTGGGCGAGGTGCCGGCGCTGGTGCAGCTGGCCCGCCAGCACACCCAGCTGCCGGTGGCGGTGGGCTTCGGCGTCAAGGACGCGGCCACGGCTCGGGCGGTGGCTCAGGGCGCCGGCGCCGACGGCGTGGTGGTGGGCAGCGCGTTCATCGCGGCGCTGGAGCACGGGCAGCCCCTGGGCCCGCTGGCCGACGAGATCCTGAGCGGCTGCGGCAAGTAA
- a CDS encoding DUF1622 domain-containing protein, with product MDGLPFRTVSLLIEAVGSLYVVGYAVAALLTLLRGQAGTRITAARLLVAEGALAGLNFKVAATLLRTIELHSWPEIGMFVAVFALRTLLKRVFSWEQRRLRADAAGRAPLNAPGP from the coding sequence GTGGACGGCCTGCCGTTCCGCACCGTCTCGCTGCTGATCGAGGCGGTCGGGAGCCTGTATGTGGTGGGGTATGCCGTGGCCGCCCTGCTGACCCTGCTGCGCGGGCAGGCGGGCACCCGCATCACCGCCGCCCGCCTGCTGGTGGCCGAGGGCGCGCTGGCGGGCCTGAACTTCAAGGTGGCCGCCACGCTGCTGCGGACCATCGAGCTGCACAGCTGGCCGGAGATCGGGATGTTCGTGGCTGTCTTCGCGCTCCGGACACTGCTCAAACGGGTCTTCAGCTGGGAGCAGCGGCGGCTGAGGGCAGACGCAGCGGGCCGGGCGCCGTTGAATGCGCCCGGCCCCTGA
- a CDS encoding DUF1622 domain-containing protein produces MEQLFKAWTGYLASGVEAAAGIIIAFAAIEATWRALGVFLARPAAPDEAKEGVRLRLARWLAVALEFELAADILRTAIAPSWDEIGKLAAIAALRTILNYFLQKEIEQNAERQRAVQGHTPIKGG; encoded by the coding sequence ATGGAGCAGTTGTTCAAGGCCTGGACCGGCTACCTCGCCTCCGGTGTGGAGGCGGCGGCCGGCATCATCATCGCCTTTGCCGCCATCGAGGCCACCTGGCGTGCGCTCGGCGTGTTTCTGGCCCGGCCCGCCGCTCCGGACGAGGCGAAGGAGGGCGTGCGGCTGCGGCTGGCCCGCTGGCTGGCGGTGGCGCTGGAATTCGAGCTGGCCGCCGACATCCTGCGCACCGCCATCGCGCCCAGCTGGGACGAGATCGGGAAGCTGGCTGCCATCGCCGCGCTGCGGACCATCCTGAACTATTTCCTGCAGAAGGAGATCGAACAGAACGCCGAGCGCCAGCGGGCCGTCCAGGGTCACACGCCGATCAAGGGCGGCTAG
- a CDS encoding methyltransferase domain-containing protein, protein MTWNPDVYHRHRTARDAPAHDLMALLPPHPYRSVVDLGCGTGQHTLTLSRQFPEAQVLGLDSSAEMLARASEHHAPNLTFQQADLQDLHGTFDLMFSNAALQWLPDHPALLERLWPHLNLGGMLAVQVPSNHDHPSHRLLSETADEFREELAGFTRFGPVAGHSPVLTPVQYAEVLHHLGATDIVAMSRVYPVVLPGAEGVLDWVRGTALVPYLGRLTPEDGARFEAAYLARLKAEWPDPEVYYPFLRTLFVAQKPQG, encoded by the coding sequence ATGACCTGGAACCCGGACGTCTACCACCGCCACCGGACCGCCCGTGACGCCCCCGCCCACGACCTGATGGCCCTGCTGCCGCCGCACCCGTACCGTTCGGTGGTGGACCTGGGCTGCGGCACCGGGCAGCACACCCTGACCCTGAGCCGGCAGTTTCCAGAAGCGCAGGTGCTGGGGCTGGACAGCAGCGCGGAGATGCTGGCCCGCGCGTCGGAGCATCACGCGCCCAACCTGACGTTTCAGCAGGCGGATCTTCAGGACCTGCACGGCACCTTCGACCTGATGTTCTCCAATGCGGCGCTGCAGTGGCTCCCGGACCACCCGGCGCTGCTGGAACGACTCTGGCCCCACCTGAACCTGGGAGGGATGCTGGCCGTGCAGGTGCCGAGCAATCACGACCACCCCAGCCACCGCCTGCTCAGCGAGACGGCCGACGAGTTCCGGGAGGAACTGGCGGGCTTCACCCGCTTCGGGCCGGTGGCCGGGCACAGCCCGGTGCTGACGCCCGTGCAGTACGCCGAGGTGCTGCACCATCTGGGTGCCACAGACATCGTGGCGATGAGCCGGGTGTATCCGGTGGTGCTGCCGGGCGCGGAAGGGGTGCTGGACTGGGTGCGCGGCACGGCGCTGGTGCCGTACCTGGGCCGCCTGACGCCGGAGGATGGGGCGCGCTTCGAGGCGGCGTATCTGGCCCGACTGAAGGCCGAGTGGCCCGACCCGGAGGTCTACTACCCCTTCCTGCGGACCCTGTTCGTGGCGCAGAAGCCTCAGGGCTGA
- the ileS gene encoding isoleucine--tRNA ligase, which produces MFKPVQQNPHFPSLEEQTQRFWQERDIFARSLKQTEGQPLFSFYEGPPTANGLPGIHHVQARSFKDLFPRFRTMQGYHVPRKAGWDTHGLPVELGVEKRLGLNSKREVEAYGIDKFNAECRASVFEYENEWRRFTERMAYWVDLDDAYMTLNREYIESIWWSLKQLDGKGLLYKGFRVAPYCPKDGTTLSNAEVSEGYKDIQDPSVYVTFDLKEPQALGLPDGSAFLVWTTTPWTLPYNVGVAIHPDFEYVAAKDEHGKVLILARSLLTEVLGEDAEVVTSFAGRELDRVPYRPPFTEAYDAEGEGKPVWTSGLDTYVSDTDGTGIVHTAPAFGEDDMRLARNYGFPVIVGVDEAGKHRYGPWAGVFFRDANTAIVRDLRERGIMWREKNFVHSYPHCWRCGTPLMYYATESWYLNNTRLKDRLIELNQQIDWHPPHIRNGRYGGWLENLIDWNLSRNRYWGTPLPVWEAEDGEYHVVGSYEELAALTGRDDVAQASFDPHRPYIDDVTFERDGKLFRRVPYVLDVWYDSGSMPFAQHHYPFENREVFESRFPADFIAEAIDQTRGWFNSLHQIGTMVFDSVAYKSVICSGHILDEKGNKMSKSRGNIVNPWDVFAEFGADAARWYMFVSAPPELSRRFGMNLVGESFRSYFLTLWNTYSFFVLYANLDRPDLSSAPAVDERPEVDRWLLARLQAVVQTVTERLENLDPTGSSRALQAFVVEDLSNWYVRRNRRRFWSGDGQVDTAAYATLHTALKTVTLLTAPFTPFLAEELYQNLVRSVDPAAPESVHLASWPVVDEAVLNAPLVSEMDAVLRVVGLGRAVRGQTNLRQRQPLPRVLLRARTTDQTAALGRFAEQIKEELNVKEVELLDQFAEVVSYQLRPNLPVLGKKFGKAVPQVRAALQQADASEIARAVRDGQQFEVVAPTGERFELGPDEVLVDARSPEGLAAMEEAGYLVAFDTELTRELVLEGLARDLVRGIQDGRKRAGFEVQDRITLHLDLQDDAREAAEAWQEYLMSETLAETLTFGQASGFEAELEGGKAYLERVEMISHN; this is translated from the coding sequence ATGTTCAAACCCGTGCAGCAGAACCCGCATTTTCCCAGCCTGGAGGAGCAGACTCAGCGCTTCTGGCAGGAGCGCGACATCTTCGCGCGCAGCCTGAAGCAGACCGAGGGCCAGCCGCTCTTCTCGTTCTACGAGGGACCGCCCACCGCCAACGGCCTGCCGGGCATCCACCACGTGCAGGCGCGCAGCTTCAAGGACCTGTTTCCGCGCTTCCGCACCATGCAGGGCTACCACGTGCCGCGCAAGGCCGGCTGGGATACCCACGGCCTGCCGGTGGAACTGGGCGTGGAGAAGCGCCTGGGCCTGAACAGCAAGCGCGAGGTGGAGGCCTACGGTATCGACAAGTTCAACGCCGAGTGCCGCGCCAGCGTGTTCGAGTACGAGAACGAGTGGCGGCGCTTCACCGAGCGCATGGCGTACTGGGTGGACCTGGACGACGCCTATATGACGCTCAACCGCGAGTACATCGAGAGCATCTGGTGGAGCCTCAAGCAGCTGGACGGCAAGGGCCTGCTGTACAAGGGCTTCCGGGTGGCGCCGTACTGTCCCAAGGACGGCACCACGCTCAGCAACGCCGAGGTGAGCGAGGGGTACAAGGACATCCAGGACCCCAGCGTCTACGTCACCTTCGACCTGAAGGAGCCGCAGGCGCTGGGCCTGCCGGACGGCAGCGCCTTCCTGGTGTGGACCACCACCCCCTGGACCCTGCCGTACAACGTGGGCGTGGCGATCCACCCGGACTTCGAGTACGTGGCCGCGAAGGACGAGCACGGCAAGGTGCTGATTCTGGCGCGCAGCCTGCTGACGGAAGTGCTGGGCGAGGACGCCGAGGTGGTCACCAGCTTTGCCGGGCGCGAGCTGGACCGCGTGCCGTACCGGCCGCCCTTCACCGAGGCCTACGACGCCGAGGGCGAGGGCAAGCCGGTGTGGACGAGCGGCCTGGACACCTACGTCTCCGACACGGACGGGACCGGCATCGTGCACACCGCGCCGGCCTTTGGTGAGGACGACATGCGGCTGGCCCGCAACTACGGCTTCCCGGTCATCGTGGGTGTGGATGAGGCGGGCAAGCACCGGTACGGCCCCTGGGCGGGCGTGTTCTTCCGCGACGCGAACACCGCCATCGTCCGGGACCTGCGCGAGCGCGGCATCATGTGGCGCGAGAAGAACTTCGTGCACAGCTACCCGCACTGCTGGCGCTGCGGCACCCCGCTGATGTACTACGCCACCGAGAGCTGGTACCTGAACAACACCCGCCTCAAGGACCGGCTGATCGAGCTGAACCAGCAGATCGACTGGCACCCGCCGCACATCAGGAACGGGCGCTACGGCGGCTGGCTGGAGAACCTGATCGACTGGAACCTCAGCCGCAACCGCTACTGGGGCACCCCGCTGCCGGTCTGGGAAGCCGAGGACGGCGAGTACCACGTGGTCGGCAGCTACGAGGAACTTGCGGCGTTGACCGGCCGCGACGACGTGGCGCAGGCGAGCTTCGATCCGCACCGGCCCTACATCGACGACGTGACCTTCGAGCGGGACGGCAAGCTGTTCCGGCGGGTGCCGTACGTGCTGGACGTCTGGTACGACAGCGGCAGCATGCCGTTCGCGCAGCACCACTACCCCTTCGAGAACCGCGAGGTGTTCGAGAGCCGCTTCCCCGCCGACTTCATCGCGGAGGCCATCGACCAGACGCGCGGCTGGTTCAACAGCCTGCACCAGATCGGCACGATGGTGTTCGACAGCGTGGCCTACAAGAGCGTGATCTGCTCCGGGCACATCCTGGACGAGAAGGGCAACAAGATGAGCAAGTCCAGGGGCAACATCGTCAACCCCTGGGACGTGTTCGCGGAATTCGGCGCCGACGCGGCCCGCTGGTACATGTTCGTGTCGGCCCCGCCGGAACTCAGCCGCCGCTTCGGCATGAACCTGGTGGGCGAGTCGTTCCGCAGCTACTTCCTGACGCTGTGGAACACCTACAGCTTCTTCGTGCTGTACGCCAACCTGGACCGGCCGGACCTGTCCAGCGCTCCGGCGGTGGACGAGCGCCCCGAGGTGGACCGCTGGCTGCTGGCCCGGCTGCAGGCAGTGGTGCAGACCGTCACCGAGCGGCTGGAGAACCTGGACCCCACCGGCAGCAGCCGCGCGCTGCAGGCCTTCGTGGTGGAGGACCTGAGCAACTGGTACGTGCGCCGGAACCGCCGCCGCTTCTGGAGCGGGGACGGGCAGGTGGACACCGCCGCCTACGCGACCCTGCACACCGCCCTCAAGACGGTGACGCTGCTGACCGCTCCCTTCACGCCCTTCCTGGCCGAGGAGCTGTACCAGAACCTGGTGCGGAGCGTGGACCCCGCCGCCCCCGAGAGCGTGCACCTCGCCAGCTGGCCGGTGGTGGACGAGGCGGTTCTGAACGCGCCGCTGGTGTCCGAGATGGACGCGGTGCTGCGGGTGGTGGGCCTGGGCCGGGCGGTGCGCGGTCAGACCAACCTGCGTCAGCGTCAGCCGCTGCCTCGGGTGCTGCTGCGGGCGCGCACCACCGACCAGACGGCCGCCCTGGGCCGCTTCGCGGAGCAGATCAAGGAGGAGCTGAACGTCAAGGAGGTGGAGCTGCTGGACCAGTTCGCGGAGGTGGTCAGCTACCAGCTGCGCCCCAACCTGCCGGTGCTGGGCAAGAAGTTCGGCAAGGCGGTGCCGCAGGTGCGGGCCGCGCTGCAGCAGGCCGATGCCAGCGAGATCGCTCGGGCGGTGCGGGACGGGCAGCAGTTCGAGGTGGTGGCCCCCACCGGCGAGCGCTTCGAGCTGGGGCCGGACGAGGTGCTGGTGGACGCCCGCAGCCCGGAGGGCCTGGCCGCGATGGAGGAGGCCGGCTACCTGGTCGCCTTCGACACGGAACTGACGCGCGAGCTGGTGCTGGAAGGCCTGGCCCGCGACCTGGTGCGCGGCATTCAGGACGGCCGCAAGCGGGCGGGCTTCGAGGTACAGGACCGCATCACCCTGCACCTGGACTTGCAGGACGACGCGCGCGAGGCGGCCGAGGCGTGGCAGGAATACCTGATGTCCGAGACGCTGGCCGAGACGCTCACCTTCGGGCAGGCCAGCGGGTTCGAGGCCGAGCTGGAGGGCGGAAAAGCCTACCTGGAGCGGGTGGAGATGATCAGCCACAACTGA
- the rho gene encoding transcription termination factor Rho produces MTELTSALREPIFQYNELQQKILPELHLIAANLGIEQYRKLKKDALALSIMERQAERGGQTLARGYLEIAPDGYGFLQSDLLDQNSRSVLVTAGVIKQYHLRTGDEVIGRARRPRENERYGTLSQVEAINGLDPDAARARPRFDDLTPTFPERQLVLEEPGRDDGLALRVVDLLTPIGLGQRALIVAPPKAGKTTLLKKIANSIVRNYPDVTVMVLLVDERPEEVTDFRESVQGAQVVASTFDEPPQNHVRVAEFVHERARRIVEEGGHVVILLDSITRLARANNLVTPPTGRTLSGGLDSNALHWPKRFLGAARNIREGGSLTILATALVETGSRMDDVIFEEFKGTGNSELVLSRRLEERRVFPALDILKSGTRREELLLAPEVLQKMWLLRKVISDMDPADAMEMLLGRMNKTRNNQEFLSALAGN; encoded by the coding sequence ATGACCGAGTTAACGTCTGCCCTGCGGGAACCCATCTTCCAGTACAACGAGCTGCAGCAGAAAATTCTCCCGGAACTGCACCTGATCGCCGCCAACCTGGGCATCGAGCAGTACCGCAAACTCAAGAAGGACGCCCTGGCGCTGAGCATCATGGAGCGTCAGGCGGAGCGCGGCGGCCAGACGCTGGCCCGCGGCTACCTGGAAATCGCGCCGGACGGCTACGGCTTCCTGCAGTCGGACCTGCTGGACCAGAACTCGCGCAGCGTGCTGGTCACGGCCGGCGTCATCAAGCAGTACCACCTGCGCACCGGCGACGAGGTGATCGGGCGCGCCCGCCGGCCGCGCGAGAACGAGCGCTACGGCACCCTTTCGCAGGTGGAGGCCATCAACGGGCTGGACCCGGACGCGGCCCGCGCTCGTCCGCGCTTCGATGACCTGACGCCCACCTTCCCGGAGCGCCAGCTGGTGCTGGAGGAGCCGGGCCGCGACGACGGGCTGGCCCTGCGGGTGGTGGACCTGCTGACCCCCATCGGCCTGGGGCAGCGCGCGCTGATCGTGGCGCCGCCCAAGGCCGGTAAAACCACCCTGCTCAAGAAGATCGCCAACAGCATCGTGCGCAACTACCCGGACGTGACCGTGATGGTGCTGCTGGTGGACGAGCGCCCCGAGGAAGTGACGGACTTCCGCGAGAGCGTGCAGGGCGCCCAGGTGGTGGCCAGCACCTTCGACGAGCCGCCGCAGAACCACGTGCGGGTGGCAGAGTTCGTGCACGAACGGGCGCGGCGCATCGTGGAGGAGGGCGGCCACGTGGTGATCCTGCTGGACAGCATCACCCGACTGGCCCGCGCCAACAACCTGGTGACGCCGCCCACCGGCCGCACGCTCTCGGGCGGTCTCGACAGCAACGCGCTGCACTGGCCCAAACGCTTCCTGGGCGCGGCCCGCAACATCCGCGAGGGCGGCAGCCTCACCATCCTGGCCACCGCCCTGGTCGAGACCGGCTCGCGCATGGACGACGTGATCTTCGAGGAGTTCAAGGGCACCGGCAACTCGGAACTGGTGCTGTCGCGCCGGCTGGAGGAGCGCCGCGTGTTCCCGGCCCTGGACATCCTGAAGTCCGGCACCCGCCGCGAGGAGCTGCTGCTGGCCCCCGAGGTGCTGCAGAAGATGTGGCTGCTGCGCAAGGTCATCTCGGACATGGACCCGGCCGACGCGATGGAGATGCTGCTGGGCCGCATGAACAAGACCCGCAACAACCAGGAGTTCCTCTCGGCGCTGGCCGGCAACTGA
- a CDS encoding phosphatase domain-containing putative toxin: MTTEEPPLRVDWIETSLWPGHLGLSAAPGRQGGIHNRDLEADLKRLRHDYGVQTLVSLLSVNEAKANGLGRYDAQADDIGFDVIHHAMPDVPADLRAYTAFVDEVMNRLLDGETVAVHGLGGRGRGGVLAASLLIQAGMDAEQALDVVRTARAGAVPTEAQERFVEQFAEV, encoded by the coding sequence ATGACGACCGAAGAACCCCCCTTGCGGGTGGACTGGATCGAGACTTCACTGTGGCCCGGACACCTGGGCCTGAGCGCCGCCCCGGGCCGGCAGGGCGGCATTCACAACCGGGACCTGGAGGCCGACCTGAAGCGGCTGCGGCATGACTACGGCGTGCAGACGCTGGTGTCGCTGCTGAGCGTGAACGAGGCCAAGGCCAACGGCCTAGGCCGCTACGACGCGCAGGCCGATGACATCGGCTTCGATGTGATTCACCACGCCATGCCGGACGTGCCCGCCGACCTGCGCGCCTACACCGCCTTCGTGGACGAGGTGATGAACCGGCTGCTGGACGGTGAGACGGTGGCGGTCCACGGGCTGGGCGGACGCGGGCGCGGCGGCGTGCTGGCGGCCAGCCTGCTGATCCAGGCGGGCATGGACGCGGAACAGGCCCTGGACGTGGTGCGCACGGCCCGGGCGGGTGCAGTCCCCACCGAGGCCCAGGAGCGCTTCGTGGAACAGTTCGCGGAAGTCTGA
- a CDS encoding SDR family oxidoreductase — MTAPRPVTLITGASGGIGSALAQQLDGHDLLLQGRDEARLKALCAELPHATPLLLDLHAPERFAAAIAPLERVTNVIHNAGVVELGPVAGQDYHIWSQTLAVNVVAPAELTRLLLPLIRAERGTVVFVNSGAGLAASPGWGSYAASKFALRALADALRAEEAPHGVRVTTVFPGRTDTAMQQKVVSQEGGRYDGGLFLQAGTVADAIRYVLELPRDAVLPELSLRPGPR, encoded by the coding sequence ATGACTGCACCCCGACCCGTCACGCTCATCACCGGTGCCAGCGGCGGCATCGGCTCGGCCCTTGCCCAGCAACTGGACGGCCACGACCTGCTGCTGCAGGGCCGCGACGAGGCGCGGCTGAAGGCCCTGTGCGCCGAGCTGCCGCACGCCACGCCGCTGCTGCTGGACCTGCACGCCCCGGAGCGTTTTGCCGCCGCCATCGCCCCGTTGGAGCGCGTCACCAACGTGATTCACAACGCGGGCGTGGTGGAGCTGGGGCCGGTGGCCGGGCAGGATTACCACATCTGGAGCCAGACGCTGGCGGTGAACGTGGTGGCGCCCGCCGAACTGACCCGGCTGCTGCTGCCGCTGATCCGTGCGGAGCGCGGCACCGTGGTGTTCGTGAACAGCGGGGCCGGACTGGCGGCGAGCCCCGGGTGGGGCAGCTACGCGGCCAGCAAGTTCGCGCTGCGGGCGCTGGCCGACGCCCTGCGGGCCGAGGAGGCGCCACACGGCGTGCGCGTCACCACCGTGTTCCCGGGCCGCACCGACACCGCCATGCAGCAGAAGGTGGTGTCGCAGGAGGGCGGCCGCTATGACGGCGGCTTGTTCCTGCAGGCGGGCACGGTGGCCGACGCGATCCGCTACGTGCTGGAGCTGCCCCGGGACGCCGTACTGCCGGAGCTGAGCCTGAGGCCGGGGCCGCGCTGA
- a CDS encoding HAD family hydrolase, producing MLFDLDGTLHDRAETVRRYLSGHVRRFPVPEGYAERFILLDDFGYVSKRRVFEQLVQDFRLDHGVEALLQDYDDHAWNDLGRMPHTQQVLAALRARGLRLGVVTNGWTVKQRECLTGLALTEAFDVVVISEEAGCRKPDPPIYRRALEGLGLSAAEVLFVGDSPLNDVQGPQQAGMRAAWLPTSHPLPEGVTPEFVLADLRDVVAVVEGRFTGTAPPDRPHLL from the coding sequence GTGCTGTTCGACCTGGACGGCACCCTGCACGACCGCGCCGAGACGGTGAGGCGCTATCTGAGTGGGCATGTCCGCCGTTTTCCGGTCCCGGAGGGTTATGCGGAGCGTTTCATCCTGCTGGACGACTTCGGATACGTGTCCAAGCGGCGGGTGTTCGAACAGCTGGTGCAGGACTTCCGGCTGGATCACGGTGTGGAAGCACTGCTGCAGGATTACGACGATCATGCCTGGAATGACCTGGGCCGGATGCCGCACACCCAGCAGGTGCTGGCGGCGCTGCGGGCGCGTGGCCTCCGGCTGGGCGTGGTGACCAACGGCTGGACCGTCAAGCAGCGCGAGTGTCTGACCGGGCTGGCCTTGACCGAGGCCTTCGATGTGGTGGTCATTTCAGAGGAGGCGGGCTGCCGCAAACCCGACCCGCCCATCTACCGGCGGGCGCTGGAGGGCCTGGGTCTATCCGCGGCCGAGGTGCTGTTCGTGGGCGACTCGCCGCTCAACGACGTCCAGGGACCGCAGCAGGCGGGCATGCGCGCCGCTTGGCTGCCCACCTCCCACCCGCTCCCGGAAGGCGTGACCCCGGAGTTCGTCCTGGCGGATCTGCGGGACGTGGTGGCGGTGGTGGAGGGGCGCTTCACCGGAACCGCCCCTCCAGACCGACCCCATCTGCTCTAG